The following proteins come from a genomic window of Deinococcus malanensis:
- a CDS encoding MHYT domain-containing protein, which yields MDLLTGHYEPQLVVLSVLVASLAGYTTLSVAGRVEARATRSFMPHLLLSALIMGLGIWSMHFIGMLAHQLPIPVSYDPGMVMLSAVAGTLGAVLALWAVRRQPVTRQALLLGGALLGVGIWSMHYLGMDSMRLGGHLNHQPWAVLLSLLIAVTAATVALRLAQHFGTSGGSQRRWQVVAALALGLAVAGMHYTAMAGLQVQVTTAEMSGPRQLAQTQSQATLALGVALVSSLLMLAALWTLFMDRRLARQRDATREAQIRQQELEARVLERTEELRRSNAELERFAYVASHDLQAPLRTMVSFAELLDRRYTEQLDDRGRTYLQHILVSGNHMKHLIDDLLTYSRLQSERRPMMPVDTAQLVPRVIDRLRGDLDAVEADISWGDLPTVMGDSLPLEQVFSNLIGNAIKYQRPGTRPQVRVWAEPDPEGWRFGVRDNGIGIDEPYFERIFEVFQRLHSSSEYEGTGIGLALCRKIVEHHGGRLWVDSTPGQGSTFWFTLSVVPVSATMLEPA from the coding sequence ATGGACTTACTGACTGGACATTACGAACCGCAACTGGTGGTGCTGTCCGTCCTTGTCGCCAGCCTGGCTGGCTACACCACCCTGAGCGTCGCGGGACGCGTTGAGGCCCGTGCCACCCGTTCGTTCATGCCGCACCTGCTCCTGAGTGCCCTAATCATGGGCCTGGGCATCTGGTCGATGCACTTTATCGGCATGCTCGCCCACCAGTTGCCGATCCCTGTGTCGTACGACCCGGGCATGGTGATGCTCTCTGCGGTGGCAGGAACTCTCGGGGCGGTGCTGGCCCTCTGGGCCGTGCGGCGCCAGCCGGTCACCCGCCAGGCGTTGCTCCTGGGGGGAGCACTGTTAGGCGTGGGCATCTGGTCCATGCACTACCTCGGTATGGACAGCATGCGCCTGGGCGGACACCTGAACCACCAGCCCTGGGCTGTGCTGCTCAGCCTCCTGATCGCTGTGACGGCGGCCACTGTCGCGTTGCGTCTGGCCCAACATTTCGGTACTTCGGGCGGCTCCCAGCGCCGCTGGCAGGTCGTGGCGGCCCTGGCGCTGGGTCTGGCCGTGGCTGGCATGCATTACACCGCCATGGCTGGTTTGCAGGTCCAGGTCACGACGGCCGAGATGTCCGGACCCAGACAGCTGGCCCAGACCCAGTCTCAGGCAACACTGGCGCTTGGGGTCGCCCTGGTGTCCAGTCTGCTGATGCTCGCCGCGTTGTGGACGCTGTTCATGGACCGTCGACTGGCCCGGCAGCGCGACGCTACGCGTGAGGCGCAGATTCGGCAGCAGGAACTCGAAGCGCGGGTGCTGGAGCGCACGGAGGAATTACGCCGCAGCAACGCGGAACTCGAACGCTTTGCGTACGTTGCCTCGCATGACCTGCAAGCGCCGCTGCGCACGATGGTCAGCTTCGCAGAACTCCTGGACCGGCGATACACCGAGCAATTGGACGACCGGGGCCGCACCTACCTGCAACACATTCTGGTCAGCGGGAACCACATGAAACACCTGATTGACGACCTGCTCACGTACAGCCGCCTGCAATCGGAGCGGCGTCCAATGATGCCAGTCGACACGGCCCAGCTGGTGCCACGGGTCATTGACCGCCTGCGCGGCGATCTGGATGCGGTGGAGGCGGACATCTCGTGGGGTGACCTGCCGACCGTGATGGGTGACAGCCTGCCCCTGGAGCAGGTGTTCAGCAACCTGATTGGCAATGCCATCAAGTACCAACGTCCAGGCACGCGTCCCCAGGTGCGGGTATGGGCAGAACCTGACCCCGAGGGTTGGCGTTTTGGCGTCCGGGACAATGGTATCGGGATTGACGAGCCCTATTTCGAGCGCATCTTCGAGGTGTTTCAGCGGCTGCACTCGTCGAGCGAGTATGAGGGGACCGGGATTGGCCTGGCCCTGTGTCGCAAAATCGTGGAGCATCATGGCGGCCGGCTGTGGGTGGACAGCACCCCTGGACAGGGCAGCACCTTCTGGTTCACCCTCAGCGTGGTGCCAGTCTCCGCGACGATGTTGGAACCGGCGTAG